In Camarhynchus parvulus chromosome 21, STF_HiC, whole genome shotgun sequence, a genomic segment contains:
- the FAAP20 gene encoding Fanconi anemia core complex-associated protein 20, which translates to MCEEGAAKLRLKPRTAPPARGWERSPGPEPPPRPQASTDRCSWFEKEELNECEKTWLLLLKDISQDSECTNWDTVPSFPEFLEKKQQEKSPEHQEVFTVGTKDFQWVSFPSFHQEKCLNPTDLSSQQPTQSQSNELHKEQGQADKLKSLSSIAEKTCRGTSRDEAKPASGADTRGVSELDVSPKPCQVPGHSSSAQPSVLVQSPAEALGPQQQLTGTVQNSRADRREKGEEKPQIQTHQGELPAGEATGVPVEKPGLGSTPGAESHEEKMENQSEARSALDSCPMCLMQFSGRLSQLDIDGHLARCLSESADDVMW; encoded by the exons ATGTGTGAGGAAGGAGCCGCCAAGCTGCGCCTGAAGCCCCGGAcggcgccgcccgcccgcggctgggagcgcagccccggccccgagcccccgccgcggccccA GGCATCGACTGACAGATGTtcctggtttgaaaaggaagaattaaatGAGTGTGAAAAAACCTGGCTTCTGCTACTGAAAGACATCAGTCAAGATTCAGAGTGTACAAACTGGGACACAGTGCCCAGCTTTCCAGAGTTCTTGGAAAAG aaacaacaggaaaagagTCCAGAACACCAGGAAGTCTTTACAGTTGGAACTAAAGACTTTCAGTGGGTATCATTCCCATCTTTTCACCAAGAAAAATGTCTGAACCCCACGGAtctgagctcccagcagccaACACAGAGCCAGAGCAATGAATTACATAAAGAACAGGGCCAAGCAGATAAACTGAAGAGTTTATCATCCATAGCTGAGAAAACCTGTAGGGGAACCAGTAGAGATGAAGCCAAACCTGCATCTGGAGCAGACACAAGAGGTGTTTCAGAGCTGGATGTGAGTCCCAAGCCATGTCAagtccctgggcacagcagctcagcacagccctcagtGTTGGTACAAAGCCCTGCAGAAGCTCTGggccctcagcagcagctcacagggaCTGTACAGAACAGCAGGGCagacaggagagaaaagggTGAGGAAAAACCTCAAATCCAAACACACCAGGGGGAGCTTCCAGCAGGGGAGGCCACGGGGGTGCCTGTGGAGAAGCCTGGGCTCGGGAGCACTCCTGGGGCCGAGAGCCatgaggagaaaatggaaaaccagAGTGAAGCACGTTCAGCTCTTGACAGTTGTCCCATGTGTCTGATGCAGTTTAGTGGAAG ACTCTCCCAGCTGGACATCGATGGGCACCTTGCCAGGTGCTTGTCTGAAAGTGCAGATGATGTCATGTGGTAA